The nucleotide window GACTTGGTCATCTTGCCGGCGATCAGGCCAGCGACATAGCGGCCTTCATAGAAGCGCGCGGCATAGGTGGAGACGTTCTCGGCGCGCTTGTAGCCGGTCGCGTGTTCGAACTTCACATCCGGAAACTTCTTGGCGACCTTGAGGGTCGGGTTCATGAAGCCGAAGGAAGTGGTGAAGATCAGCTTGTTGCCGTCGCTGGCGAGCTGGCGGATGACGCGTTCGGCGTCGGGGCCTTCCTGCACGTTCTCGACGAAGGTTGTCTTAGTCTTGCCGGCAAGTTGTGCCTCGATGGCCTTGCGGCCGATATCGTGGCGATAGGTCCAGCCATGGTCGCCGACCGGGCCGACATAAACGAAGCCGACCTTGAGTTCGTCCGCATTGGCGCTGGAGGGCACGACGCCCGCAGCCAGCACCGTCGCCGCCAAACCTGCGCCGCCGAGGAGGGCGCGCACGATGTCTCTAATCATTGAGATCTCCTGAATTTGTGAAGCCTTGAGGCGATGCCAGCCTACTGTTTGCCGGTCTTCTCGCGCCTAGAGGGTGATCCTCCCGTATTATTTTCCGAACCTCCGGGACATCGGTGATTAACCGGTCGCGGGTTTTCTTCGGTCCGGACGATCGCGAATATGACAATTTGGCTGCAGTCTGTGAAGCGCCAACACGTACCGGTGAGCGTGAATCTGTCAAATACACCCGAGAGGCCAAGAGGTCGGCGACCGCCAAGGGCAAACCGAAGGGAGAAAGCCGGCGCGCGAAAGCCGGAACAGGCGGCGCAGGTAAAAGGGCCGGCTATATCTGGATACAGCCGGGTCGAGTGTTTTTATTCATTCAGGCACCGCTGAAGAGCAGGCGGTGCGCGCGGTTCTAATCCGCGACCGACAAATCGACGGCCTTGGGGCCGCGAGCGTCTTCCTGAACTTCAAAATTCAGCCTCTGGCCTTCGGAGATGGTTGCCAGTCCGGAATTCTGAACGGCGGAAACATGTACGAAGACATCGCGTGATCCATCTTCGGGTGTGATGAACCCGTAGCCTTTGTCGGTCTTGAAAAACTTCACTGTACCCGTTGGCATGACTGGATACCTCTCCTCTTCACAAACTCCAAAAAAACCACTTACTCAGTCACTTACTCTTAGACACGCTTTAGGAGAGACACTCGGCACTGACCAGCAGAAGGCACTCCATTTGTAAAGCCGTCCACAGACAGAACTGAGATAGGGTGGGCGCGTCGGCGCGGCAAGTGAACTTGTGATTAAAAGTAGAATTTTGCGGGAGGAGCTTAACTGGTTGCAGCCTGTCTGGAACGGACGGACTTGCGGTCGAAAAAAAAGACCGCGCCGGAACGATGAGGGAGGCGGGGTATGCCCTGACCGATCATTTATGGCGCGGCCCTGAAGATGACTCTCAGGATAAAACACTCTTTGCAGTTGGAAGGGGAGCACCACCAAAGCGGGGGAAACGCTGTTACAGTGGCTGCCCGGACCCCTTCCTTCTGCTAACTAAAAGATAGGGATGTTTTCGCCCGGTCGGTGTGGGATTCCGCACTGAGGCGACGGTTCGAGGTCAAAACGCTCCGGGGGCGCGGACAAGAGCGGGTTTCGACGAGCGGTTGTGAGCGGGCCTGCCCTGTTGCTAGATAAGGTGCTTGGGGTTAGGGACGGTGCCGGTCCGGACGATTGATGATAGGGTCGGCAACCAAAGCGGGGAGATACCAGTGTCGACTATGAATCGCAGCTTGGGAGCATGCCATTTGCTGCGCTGCTTGCCGGAAGCGAAGATTGCCGATCTCGACAAGAGATGCCGTTGGCGGAGTTTTGAAGCGGACCAGGTGATCATCAATCTCGATGATGAATCGACCGACGTCTACTTCATCAGTTGGGGGGACGTTCGGGTTACCGTTTTCTCCGAAACTGGTAAGACCGTTATTATTCACGATCTCAAGACAGGGGATCACTTCGGCGAATTTGCCGCAATCGACGGCGGACGGCGCTCTGCCAGCATCGTTGCGCTGAGCAGGACGACTGTCGCCTGCATGCCGGCCGAGCTGTTCCGGGAGCTGCTTGCAGAGGTTCCGGAAATGGCGCAGATCGTCATGAAGCGCATGGTTGGCTCGATCCGGACGCTGGTCGAGCGTGTGGTCGAGTTCAGC belongs to Nisaea sp. and includes:
- a CDS encoding cold-shock protein, producing MPTGTVKFFKTDKGYGFITPEDGSRDVFVHVSAVQNSGLATISEGQRLNFEVQEDARGPKAVDLSVAD
- a CDS encoding Crp/Fnr family transcriptional regulator; its protein translation is MNRSLGACHLLRCLPEAKIADLDKRCRWRSFEADQVIINLDDESTDVYFISWGDVRVTVFSETGKTVIIHDLKTGDHFGEFAAIDGGRRSASIVALSRTTVACMPAELFRELLAEVPEMAQIVMKRMVGSIRTLVERVVEFSTLGVRNRIHAELLRLARAGRIVDGTGRISPPPTHAEIAARISTHREAVTRELKALERSDLLERTRGAYVVKDIAELARMVDDARAGRETS